One part of the Coriobacteriia bacterium genome encodes these proteins:
- a CDS encoding DNA-directed RNA polymerase subunit beta, whose translation MRREAGSPVIDTGLRQRRTFAKIPEILEVPNLIAIQRDSFKWFLDEGLRETFQDISPIEDFTGNLVVEFGEHSFGDPKYSPEECKEKDMSYQAPLFVLVKFTNTETGELKEQEVFMGDFPLMSDRGTFIINGTERVVVSQLVRSPGVYYSEERDKTTDKAIHTAKVIPARGAWLELETDRRDVVSVRIDRKRKQPVTVLLKALGVAEDREELLEMLGGSECIKRTLEKDFTETREEALLEIYKRLRPGEPPTVESARSLLDGLFFNAQRYDLAKVGRYKVNKKLGLELPMEQSTLTNEDILAAVRYLVNLWEGTDGYDVDDIDHFGNRRVRSVGELIQNQFRIGLARMERVVRERMTTQDVDQITPQSLINIRPIVAAIKEFFGSSQLSQFMDQTNPIAGLTHKRRLSALGPGGLSRERAGFEVRDVHPSHYGRMCPIETPEGPNIGLIGSLATFARINPYGFIETPYRQVVKGKVTDKIDYLTADEEERCIIAQANEPFDAKNGRFANERVLCRIKGGEPEEHRPADVDYMDISPRQMVSVATALIPFLEHDDANRALMGSNMQRQAVPLMRPAAPLVGTGMEHRAAVDTGEIILARRSGVVVEVDSMHVAVRAEDGTLDEYRLPKFQRSNQGTCINHRPVVEEGQTVTVGQTLADGPSTELGELALGQNLLVAFMPWEGYNYEDAIILSEKVVKDDLLTSIHIEEYEVEARDTKLGPEEITREIPNVGEDVLANLDEDGIIRIGAEVFPGDVLVGKVTPKGETELTAEERLLRAIFGEKAREVRDTSLKVPHGETGRVISVRTFSRDAGDDLSPGVNELVRVYVAQKRKIQEGDKLAGRHGNKGVISKILPVEDMPFLSDGTPVDIILNPLGVPSRMNIGQLLETHLGWASFVGWSDDPKQKSHVDGPIPVASPVFDGAREAEISDVLEASNRNIALKYRDRYGDKVFDSVVPQISRMGKTVLYDGRKGEPFREPVTIGQIYMLKLLHLVDDKIHARSTGPYSLITQQPLGGKAQFGGQRFGEMEVWALYAYGAAYVLQEILTIKSDDVLGRVKAYEAIVKGENIPEPGIPESFKVLVKEMQSLCLDVEILGETGEEIELKEEDEDIFKTAEELGLDLTGIGDGIGRGALESEEGSLDDLDDLEDLDLPDLDITLDTDEEGPAEI comes from the coding sequence GTGCGCCGCGAAGCAGGTTCCCCCGTTATCGACACTGGCCTTCGTCAGCGTCGTACCTTCGCAAAGATTCCCGAGATCCTCGAGGTACCGAACCTCATCGCGATCCAGCGAGACTCCTTCAAGTGGTTCCTCGACGAGGGTCTGAGAGAGACCTTCCAGGACATCTCTCCCATCGAGGACTTCACCGGCAACCTGGTGGTCGAGTTCGGCGAGCACTCCTTCGGCGATCCGAAGTACAGCCCCGAGGAGTGCAAAGAGAAGGACATGTCCTACCAGGCGCCGCTGTTCGTGCTCGTGAAGTTCACGAACACGGAGACCGGCGAGCTCAAGGAGCAGGAAGTCTTCATGGGAGACTTCCCTCTCATGAGCGATCGCGGCACGTTCATCATCAACGGGACGGAACGCGTCGTCGTCAGCCAGCTCGTCCGCTCGCCGGGCGTCTACTACTCCGAGGAGCGCGACAAGACCACGGACAAGGCGATCCACACGGCGAAGGTGATTCCCGCGCGCGGGGCTTGGCTCGAACTCGAGACCGATCGCCGCGACGTCGTGTCGGTCCGCATCGACCGCAAGCGCAAGCAGCCCGTCACGGTTCTCCTGAAGGCGCTGGGCGTCGCCGAGGACCGCGAGGAGTTGCTGGAGATGCTCGGCGGTTCGGAGTGCATCAAGCGCACGCTCGAGAAGGACTTCACCGAGACGCGGGAAGAAGCGCTCCTCGAGATCTACAAGCGCCTCCGCCCCGGAGAGCCGCCCACCGTCGAGAGCGCTCGCTCACTGCTCGACGGCCTGTTCTTCAACGCGCAGCGCTACGACCTGGCCAAGGTCGGCCGCTACAAGGTGAACAAGAAGCTGGGCCTCGAGCTGCCGATGGAGCAGTCGACGCTGACGAACGAGGACATACTCGCCGCGGTGCGATACCTCGTGAACCTGTGGGAAGGCACGGACGGATACGATGTCGACGACATCGACCACTTCGGGAACCGGCGCGTCCGTTCGGTGGGCGAGCTCATCCAGAACCAGTTCCGCATCGGGCTCGCCCGCATGGAGCGGGTGGTGCGCGAGCGCATGACCACGCAGGACGTCGATCAGATCACTCCGCAGAGCCTCATCAACATCCGCCCGATCGTCGCGGCCATCAAGGAGTTCTTCGGGTCGAGTCAGCTGTCGCAGTTCATGGACCAGACGAATCCCATCGCCGGTCTGACGCATAAGCGCCGGCTTTCGGCACTGGGCCCCGGTGGCCTCTCTCGCGAACGCGCCGGCTTCGAGGTTCGAGACGTGCACCCCTCGCACTACGGACGCATGTGCCCTATCGAGACCCCCGAAGGCCCGAACATCGGGCTCATCGGCTCGCTGGCGACCTTCGCCCGGATCAACCCTTACGGCTTCATCGAGACGCCCTACCGTCAGGTCGTCAAGGGCAAGGTCACGGACAAGATCGACTACCTGACCGCGGACGAAGAAGAGCGCTGCATCATCGCTCAGGCGAACGAGCCGTTCGATGCGAAGAACGGCCGTTTCGCCAACGAGCGCGTTCTCTGCCGTATCAAGGGTGGGGAGCCGGAGGAGCACCGCCCCGCGGACGTCGACTATATGGACATCTCGCCGCGGCAGATGGTCTCGGTCGCGACCGCGCTGATCCCGTTCCTCGAGCATGACGACGCGAACCGCGCGCTCATGGGCTCGAACATGCAGCGGCAGGCGGTGCCGCTCATGCGGCCGGCCGCGCCGCTCGTCGGCACGGGCATGGAGCACCGCGCGGCCGTCGACACGGGCGAGATCATCCTCGCGCGCCGCTCGGGCGTCGTCGTCGAGGTCGACAGCATGCATGTCGCAGTGCGTGCCGAGGACGGTACGCTCGACGAATACCGTCTTCCGAAGTTCCAGCGCAGCAACCAGGGGACGTGCATCAACCATCGACCTGTCGTCGAGGAAGGTCAGACCGTGACGGTCGGTCAGACGCTCGCCGATGGCCCGTCGACCGAGCTCGGTGAGCTCGCGCTCGGCCAGAACCTCCTCGTCGCGTTCATGCCTTGGGAGGGCTACAACTATGAGGACGCGATCATCCTCTCCGAGAAGGTGGTCAAGGACGATCTCCTGACCTCGATCCACATCGAGGAGTACGAGGTCGAGGCCCGGGACACGAAGCTCGGCCCCGAGGAGATAACGCGCGAGATCCCCAACGTCGGCGAGGACGTCCTCGCGAATCTCGACGAGGACGGGATCATCCGTATCGGTGCGGAGGTCTTCCCCGGCGACGTGCTCGTCGGCAAGGTCACGCCCAAGGGCGAGACCGAGCTCACGGCTGAGGAGCGTCTGCTGCGCGCCATCTTCGGAGAGAAGGCCCGCGAGGTGCGCGACACCTCGCTCAAGGTCCCGCACGGCGAGACCGGCCGCGTCATCTCCGTGCGCACGTTCTCCCGCGACGCGGGCGACGACCTGTCACCGGGTGTCAACGAACTCGTGCGCGTGTACGTCGCGCAGAAGCGCAAGATCCAAGAGGGCGACAAGCTCGCCGGACGCCATGGCAACAAGGGTGTCATCAGCAAGATCCTCCCTGTGGAGGACATGCCCTTCCTGTCGGATGGCACGCCGGTGGACATCATCCTGAACCCGCTCGGCGTCCCCTCGCGAATGAACATCGGTCAGCTTCTCGAGACCCACCTTGGCTGGGCTTCCTTTGTCGGTTGGTCAGATGACCCCAAGCAGAAGTCGCACGTCGATGGCCCCATCCCGGTCGCTTCCCCGGTCTTCGACGGCGCCCGCGAGGCCGAGATCTCCGACGTCCTCGAGGCGTCGAACCGGAACATCGCGCTCAAGTACCGTGACCGGTATGGCGACAAGGTCTTCGATTCGGTCGTTCCCCAGATCAGCCGCATGGGCAAGACGGTCCTCTACGACGGCCGCAAGGGCGAGCCGTTCCGAGAGCCGGTGACGATCGGGCAGATCTACATGCTCAAGCTGCTGCACCTTGTCGACGACAAGATCCACGCACGCTCGACAGGCCCGTACTCGCTCATCACGCAGCAGCCTCTCGGGGGCAAGGCCCAGTTCGGCGGCCAGCGCTTCGGAGAGATGGAGGTCTGGGCGCTGTACGCGTACGGCGCCGCATACGTGCTGCAGGAGATCCTCACGATCAAGTCCGACGATGTGCTCGGTCGCGTCAAAGCGTACGAGGCCATCGTCAAGGGGGAGAACATCCCCGAGCCAGGCATCCCCGAGTCGTTCAAGGTCCTCGTCAAGGAGATGCAGTCGCTCTGCCTCGACGTCGAGATCCTCGGAGAGACGGGCGAGGAGATCGAACTCAAGGAGGAGGACGAGGACATCTTCAAGACGGCCGAGGAGCTTGGTCTCGACCTCACCGGTATCGGTGACGGTATCGGCCGCGGCGCGCTCGAGAGCGAGGAGGGATCGCTCGACGATCTCGACGACCTCGAGGACCTGGATCTGCCGGATCTGGACATCACGCTCGATACCGATGAGGAAGGGCCGGCCGAGATCTAG
- the rplL gene encoding 50S ribosomal protein L7/L12 — protein MAVSKEEIIEALKEMPALQLAELVKELEEVFGVSAAAPMAFAAAGAPAEAEAEAEEKDSFDVVLTATGDKKIQVIKVVRELTSLGLKEAKDLVDGAPKTVVEGANKEKAEEAKGKLEEAGATVELK, from the coding sequence ATGGCAGTCAGCAAGGAAGAGATCATCGAGGCCCTCAAGGAGATGCCCGCCCTTCAGCTCGCGGAGCTCGTCAAGGAGCTCGAAGAGGTATTCGGCGTCTCCGCGGCTGCGCCCATGGCGTTCGCCGCGGCCGGCGCGCCGGCCGAAGCCGAAGCCGAAGCCGAGGAGAAGGACAGCTTCGATGTCGTCCTCACCGCGACCGGCGACAAGAAGATCCAGGTCATCAAGGTCGTCCGCGAACTCACCAGCCTCGGGCTCAAGGAGGCGAAGGACCTCGTGGACGGTGCGCCGAAGACCGTGGTCGAGGGCGCCAACAAGGAGAAGGCCGAGGAGGCCAAGGGTAAGCTCGAGGAGGCAGGCGCCACCGTCGAGCTCAAGTAG
- the rplJ gene encoding 50S ribosomal protein L10, with product MPTAQKAALVAEIKDKMTGSSAVVMADYRGLTVKEMQALRTKLREVGGEVFVFKNSLTEIALRELAFPDLGDLLVGPTAFVFTDADPVAPAKVLVDFAKEHKALEVKGGFIERAVVGAEGIKALAALPSREELLAKLLRTLNNPASGLVRVLNGPAAAFARVVRAIADQKAA from the coding sequence ATGCCGACCGCTCAGAAGGCGGCCCTCGTGGCCGAGATCAAGGACAAGATGACGGGCTCGTCCGCTGTCGTCATGGCCGATTACCGCGGGCTGACCGTCAAGGAGATGCAGGCCCTGCGCACGAAGCTGCGCGAGGTCGGCGGCGAGGTCTTCGTCTTCAAGAACAGTCTCACCGAGATCGCGCTCCGCGAACTGGCGTTTCCGGATCTCGGCGACCTGCTCGTCGGCCCTACGGCGTTCGTCTTCACCGACGCGGACCCCGTCGCGCCGGCGAAGGTGCTCGTGGATTTCGCGAAGGAGCACAAGGCGCTCGAGGTGAAGGGCGGCTTCATCGAGCGGGCCGTCGTCGGTGCCGAGGGCATCAAGGCCCTCGCCGCTCTCCCGTCCCGCGAGGAACTCCTCGCGAAGCTGCTCAGAACGCTCAACAATCCGGCCTCCGGGCTCGTTCGGGTACTCAACGGCCCGGCTGCGGCGTTCGCTCGCGTCGTGCGCGCGATCGCCGACCAGAAGGCCGCGTAA
- the rplA gene encoding 50S ribosomal protein L1 translates to MKQGKKAIAARSRVEKDRLYTPIEAARLAKEVASAKFDETVEVHFRLGIDTRQAEQQVRGSVVLPHGTGKTVRVAVFAQGEKAKEAEAAGADVVGGDDLIERISGGFLDFDATVATPDMMAKVGRLGKILGTRGLMPNPKLGTVTMDVSRVVGELKAGKVEYRADKFGIAHVGIGKVSFDAASIVENYGAVLDEVLRAKPSVAKGRYIKSITLATTMGPGIPIDTAKTRNLLDEPSA, encoded by the coding sequence ATGAAGCAGGGCAAGAAGGCCATCGCGGCCAGATCTCGCGTGGAGAAGGATCGTCTCTACACTCCCATCGAAGCCGCGCGTCTCGCCAAGGAGGTCGCTTCGGCGAAGTTCGACGAGACCGTGGAAGTCCATTTCCGCCTAGGGATCGACACACGCCAGGCGGAGCAGCAGGTCCGCGGGAGCGTCGTCCTGCCGCACGGCACGGGCAAGACGGTCCGGGTCGCGGTCTTCGCTCAGGGCGAGAAGGCCAAGGAGGCGGAGGCGGCCGGCGCGGACGTCGTCGGTGGGGACGATCTCATCGAGCGCATCTCCGGCGGATTCCTCGACTTCGACGCGACCGTGGCGACGCCGGACATGATGGCCAAGGTGGGGCGTCTCGGCAAGATCCTCGGCACGCGCGGTCTCATGCCGAACCCCAAGCTCGGGACCGTCACGATGGACGTCTCACGCGTGGTGGGCGAGCTCAAGGCGGGCAAGGTCGAGTATCGCGCGGACAAGTTCGGCATCGCCCACGTCGGGATCGGCAAGGTCTCCTTCGATGCCGCGAGCATCGTGGAGAACTACGGCGCCGTCCTCGACGAGGTGCTCCGGGCGAAGCCTTCGGTGGCGAAGGGCCGCTACATCAAGTCCATCACGCTCGCCACGACGATGGGCCCCGGCATCCCGATCGACACCGCGAAGACGCGCAACCTGCTCGACGAACCGTCCGCGTGA
- the rplK gene encoding 50S ribosomal protein L11 has product MARTKKIAGYIKLQIPGGQANPAPPVGPALGQHQVNIMQFCQAFNAATQSQMGTIIPVEITVYEDRSFTFITKTPPAAILLKQAAGIESGSATPNKDKVATVSREQVRRIAETKMPDLNANDIEAATRIIEGTARSMGITVAD; this is encoded by the coding sequence ATGGCTAGGACTAAGAAGATCGCCGGCTACATCAAGCTCCAGATCCCGGGAGGTCAGGCGAATCCGGCCCCGCCGGTAGGTCCCGCCCTCGGTCAGCACCAGGTGAACATCATGCAGTTCTGCCAGGCGTTCAACGCCGCCACGCAGAGCCAGATGGGCACGATCATCCCCGTCGAGATCACCGTCTACGAGGACCGGTCGTTCACGTTCATCACGAAGACACCGCCCGCCGCGATCCTGCTCAAGCAGGCTGCAGGCATCGAGAGTGGATCGGCCACACCGAACAAGGACAAGGTCGCCACGGTCTCGCGGGAGCAGGTCCGCCGGATCGCGGAGACGAAGATGCCGGACCTCAACGCGAACGACATCGAGGCGGCCACCCGCATCATCGAGGGGACCGCGCGTTCGATGGGTATCACCGTCGCCGACTAG
- the nusG gene encoding transcription termination/antitermination protein NusG, giving the protein MAKKWYVIHTYSGYENKVKTNLLHRIESMNMSHKIFDVFIPKETVTDLKTGGRRVTQEKKVFPGYILVQMELDDDSWYVVRNTPGVTGFVGAQAKPVPLSRDEVKRIQGRVAGVVKPKTYTEFAEGMAVKVTSGPLAEFDGTISEVNPDQGKIKVMVSIFGRETPVELGFDQVSRL; this is encoded by the coding sequence ATGGCGAAGAAGTGGTACGTAATCCATACGTATTCCGGCTACGAGAACAAGGTGAAGACGAATCTCCTTCACCGCATCGAGTCGATGAACATGTCGCACAAGATATTCGACGTGTTCATCCCGAAGGAGACGGTCACCGACCTCAAGACGGGCGGCCGAAGGGTCACGCAGGAGAAGAAGGTCTTCCCCGGCTACATCCTCGTCCAGATGGAGCTCGACGACGATTCGTGGTATGTGGTTCGCAACACCCCCGGGGTGACCGGGTTCGTCGGCGCCCAGGCGAAGCCGGTCCCGCTCTCCCGCGACGAGGTCAAGCGGATACAGGGTCGCGTCGCCGGCGTCGTCAAGCCGAAGACGTACACCGAGTTCGCGGAGGGCATGGCGGTCAAGGTGACCTCGGGACCGCTCGCCGAGTTCGACGGGACCATCTCCGAGGTCAATCCGGACCAGGGGAAGATCAAGGTCATGGTCTCCATCTTCGGTCGCGAGACGCCGGTGGAGCTCGGGTTCGACCAGGTCTCCAGGCTGTGA
- the secE gene encoding preprotein translocase subunit SecE, which produces MAKANKAAKPNIVARAGKYFTDVRAEMKRVVWPSRTEVYNSSLIVIFTLIAFIIFTFVVDQASSFLIIDTLGRIGR; this is translated from the coding sequence ATGGCAAAGGCGAACAAAGCGGCCAAGCCCAACATCGTCGCGCGGGCGGGGAAGTACTTCACCGACGTGCGCGCCGAGATGAAGCGCGTCGTCTGGCCCTCCCGCACCGAGGTCTACAACTCGAGCCTGATAGTCATCTTCACGCTGATCGCGTTCATCATCTTCACCTTCGTCGTCGACCAGGCGTCGTCGTTCCTCATCATCGATACCCTCGGCCGCATCGGCAGATAG
- the rpmG gene encoding 50S ribosomal protein L33, whose product MRTLVTLACTECKRRNYTTKKNKQNNPERIEFKKYCKWCRTHTVHKETR is encoded by the coding sequence ATGAGGACTCTCGTCACCCTGGCGTGCACCGAGTGCAAGCGCCGGAACTACACCACGAAGAAGAACAAGCAGAACAATCCCGAGCGCATAGAGTTCAAGAAGTACTGCAAGTGGTGCCGCACGCATACCGTGCACAAGGAGACGAGGTGA
- the tuf gene encoding elongation factor Tu, whose translation MAKKKFERTKPHVNVGTIGHVDHGKTTLTAAITKTLAEKGYADYTPFDQIDKAPEERERGITIAIAHVEYETDKRHYAHVDCPGHADYIKNMITGAAQMDGAILVVSAADGPMPQTREHILLARQVGVPYIVVYMNKIDMVDDPELIELVEMEVRELLSEYEFPGDDTPVIKGSALKALEGDEEAKKSIWELMEAIDTWIPQPERDIDKPFLMAIEDVFTITGRGTVATGRVERGVVKVGDEVEMVGIHPETKKTVVTGVEMFRKLLDQAQAGDNIGVLLRGVARTEIERGQVLCKPGSITPHTEFMGQVYVLTKEEGGRHTPFFDGYRPQFYFRTTDVTGIAHLPEGTEMVMPGDNVEVRGELIAPIAMEEGLRFAIREGGRTVGSGRVVKILK comes from the coding sequence ATGGCGAAGAAGAAGTTCGAGCGCACCAAGCCTCACGTGAACGTCGGCACCATCGGCCACGTGGACCACGGTAAGACCACGCTCACCGCGGCCATCACCAAGACTCTGGCGGAGAAGGGCTACGCGGACTACACGCCGTTCGACCAGATCGACAAGGCTCCCGAGGAGCGCGAGCGCGGCATCACGATCGCGATCGCCCACGTGGAGTACGAGACCGACAAGCGGCACTATGCGCACGTCGACTGCCCGGGTCACGCCGACTACATCAAGAACATGATCACGGGCGCGGCACAGATGGACGGTGCCATCCTCGTGGTGTCGGCCGCTGACGGCCCGATGCCGCAGACCCGCGAGCATATCCTGCTCGCCCGTCAGGTCGGCGTCCCCTACATCGTCGTCTACATGAACAAGATCGACATGGTCGACGACCCCGAGCTCATCGAGCTCGTCGAGATGGAAGTCCGCGAGCTGCTCTCCGAGTACGAGTTCCCCGGCGACGACACGCCGGTCATCAAGGGCTCGGCCCTCAAGGCGCTCGAGGGTGACGAAGAGGCGAAGAAGTCCATCTGGGAGCTCATGGAGGCCATCGACACCTGGATCCCGCAGCCCGAGCGTGATATCGACAAGCCGTTCCTCATGGCGATCGAGGACGTCTTCACGATCACGGGTCGCGGGACCGTGGCCACCGGCCGCGTCGAGCGCGGTGTCGTCAAGGTCGGCGACGAGGTCGAGATGGTCGGTATCCATCCCGAGACCAAGAAGACCGTCGTCACCGGTGTCGAGATGTTCCGCAAGCTGCTCGACCAGGCCCAGGCGGGCGACAACATCGGCGTTCTCCTGCGTGGAGTCGCGCGCACCGAGATCGAGCGCGGTCAGGTCCTGTGCAAGCCCGGCTCGATCACGCCGCACACGGAGTTCATGGGTCAGGTCTACGTTCTGACGAAGGAAGAGGGCGGCCGCCACACCCCGTTCTTCGACGGCTATCGTCCGCAGTTCTACTTCCGGACGACGGACGTCACCGGCATCGCTCACCTGCCCGAGGGCACCGAGATGGTCATGCCGGGCGACAACGTCGAGGTCCGCGGCGAGCTCATCGCCCCGATCGCGATGGAGGAGGGCCTCCGGTTCGCCATCCGTGAGGGTGGGCGTACGGTGGGCTCCGGCCGAGTCGTGAAGATCCTGAAGTAG
- a CDS encoding cyclic nucleotide-binding domain-containing protein, translating to MANEMFLSKVPLFANCSPQEIAAITAVAQEHVYAPQQVIVTQGTPGQAFYLVLSGRVEIIRDNRSLGTLDAGNFFGDMSLLDSAPRSATIRAVEPTSCLMLSSWDFKAVLERTPSIAIRLLEVMSRRLRAADERLSRPNG from the coding sequence ATGGCGAACGAGATGTTCCTGTCCAAGGTGCCGCTGTTCGCCAATTGCAGCCCGCAGGAGATCGCGGCGATAACCGCGGTGGCCCAGGAGCACGTATACGCTCCCCAGCAGGTCATCGTCACGCAGGGGACACCCGGACAGGCGTTCTACCTGGTCCTGTCGGGCCGGGTCGAGATCATCCGCGACAACCGGTCGCTCGGTACGCTCGACGCCGGCAACTTCTTCGGAGATATGTCGCTTCTCGACTCGGCGCCTCGTTCGGCGACGATCCGCGCGGTCGAGCCGACCTCTTGTCTGATGCTCTCGAGCTGGGACTTCAAAGCGGTTCTCGAGCGTACGCCTTCGATAGCGATCAGGCTGCTAGAGGTGATGAGTCGACGCCTGCGGGCCGCGGACGAGCGCCTGAGCCGGCCCAACGGCTAG
- a CDS encoding DUF3307 domain-containing protein — protein MGLFLDLYLGHLLGDFVFQPGKLVAAKRAGVPGLLTHAVIIAVCSAVVLVGTLRAHWPIVVLVTGAHLVIERLTITTRFRTRTRGLFVFVFDQTLHVLSIVLLIWAMGAWTLDRTAVTFGSIVGIADLAAACGIITVAFLGSILVFETDVAIEDPENGKGRLLAFDLPRIAGMAERATALVLALYVSPTAGLIAFLPRSFMAITRRDDRRRDIVAVVVGLALCAVAYAFVVGIRIVSLA, from the coding sequence ATGGGGCTCTTCCTAGATCTCTACCTGGGCCATCTGCTCGGAGACTTCGTCTTCCAGCCCGGGAAGCTGGTCGCCGCGAAGAGGGCAGGCGTCCCGGGGCTGTTGACACATGCCGTCATCATCGCGGTCTGTTCCGCCGTCGTCCTCGTCGGGACTCTGCGTGCCCACTGGCCTATCGTGGTCCTCGTGACGGGAGCGCACCTGGTCATCGAGCGTCTCACCATCACGACGAGGTTCCGGACACGGACGCGGGGCCTGTTCGTCTTCGTCTTCGACCAGACCCTGCACGTGCTGTCGATCGTACTCCTCATCTGGGCCATGGGCGCATGGACCCTCGACCGGACTGCGGTGACGTTCGGCTCGATCGTCGGCATCGCCGACCTCGCCGCGGCATGCGGCATCATCACCGTGGCGTTCCTCGGATCGATACTCGTGTTCGAGACCGACGTCGCGATCGAGGACCCCGAGAACGGGAAGGGCCGCCTCCTCGCGTTCGACCTACCAAGGATCGCCGGCATGGCCGAGAGGGCGACCGCTCTCGTACTCGCCTTGTACGTCTCCCCGACCGCGGGACTCATCGCGTTCCTCCCGCGGTCGTTCATGGCGATCACTCGTCGCGACGACCGCCGCCGCGACATCGTGGCCGTGGTCGTCGGCTTGGCCCTGTGCGCGGTGGCGTACGCGTTCGTCGTGGGGATCCGCATCGTGTCGCTAGCGTAG
- a CDS encoding adenylate/guanylate cyclase domain-containing protein produces the protein MPRKRTIRRFGGTLPWLRAVAFATIALGSLSAMPFYPSSITPVIALVIGGLGVLSAQLATLAVLTLLALPIAAANIVAGALFALVGYSAMSYLGQDDAKPFLVVALAMLAAGVKAQWALPVLAGYLLGSGEGSIAALAACLAAEGAGLLLGHPVFGVVVAGGTPPPIVDLAHPPVDPLAFKWFAASVSSLDPNPVIARITAARDVPLLATQPFAWAGAAWLAGFIRRPVGHRFRGVWGLGAVFAGVAALGGSSVALMRAFSGPVNGATLAATGVTSFVVALLVSAVSDWVFTPSTPKAIVPLSSLDTEDADVDELLRLISQAEETVAAKHTVEAVVLITDMKSFSKMTEEEGSITSAKLIQRQRDLLLPLVTEHRGCGKSTGGDGLLAKFDHPIDALEAAIAMQRKLSEFNTAKDIGHSMTIRIGIASGEVVLDKHGRPFIGNGLNIAARVMSLADGGQIFATRPVVERAGLDRFKAEERGTFDLKNIATPTDVFEIDSGV, from the coding sequence ATGCCCAGGAAGAGGACCATCCGGCGCTTCGGAGGGACGCTGCCTTGGCTGCGCGCCGTTGCGTTCGCCACGATCGCTCTCGGCTCGCTGTCCGCGATGCCCTTCTACCCCTCGAGCATCACCCCGGTGATCGCCCTCGTCATCGGAGGTCTCGGAGTCCTCTCCGCGCAACTGGCGACACTCGCCGTCCTCACGCTCCTCGCACTGCCGATCGCCGCCGCGAACATCGTCGCGGGCGCGCTGTTCGCGCTCGTCGGCTACAGCGCGATGTCGTACCTCGGGCAGGACGACGCGAAGCCGTTCCTCGTCGTCGCACTGGCGATGCTAGCAGCCGGCGTCAAGGCGCAATGGGCGCTGCCGGTCCTCGCCGGCTACCTTCTCGGCTCGGGCGAGGGTTCGATCGCCGCGCTAGCCGCCTGCCTCGCCGCCGAAGGGGCGGGCCTCCTCCTCGGACACCCGGTCTTCGGCGTCGTGGTGGCCGGCGGCACTCCACCCCCCATCGTCGACCTCGCCCATCCGCCGGTCGACCCGCTCGCCTTCAAGTGGTTCGCCGCGTCGGTCTCCTCGCTCGACCCCAATCCCGTCATCGCACGCATCACGGCGGCGCGAGACGTCCCACTGCTTGCGACCCAGCCGTTCGCTTGGGCGGGAGCGGCGTGGCTCGCCGGCTTCATCCGCCGACCTGTCGGTCACCGGTTCCGCGGGGTGTGGGGACTGGGAGCGGTGTTCGCGGGTGTCGCGGCACTGGGGGGGTCGAGCGTCGCGCTCATGCGGGCGTTCTCCGGCCCCGTGAACGGAGCGACGCTCGCAGCGACAGGGGTGACCTCCTTCGTCGTGGCCCTCTTGGTCTCCGCTGTCAGCGACTGGGTGTTCACACCCTCCACCCCGAAGGCCATCGTCCCGCTCTCGTCGCTGGACACAGAGGACGCGGACGTGGACGAACTCCTGCGCCTCATATCGCAGGCCGAGGAGACGGTCGCAGCGAAGCACACCGTCGAGGCGGTGGTGCTGATCACCGACATGAAGTCCTTCTCGAAGATGACCGAGGAGGAGGGCAGCATCACCTCGGCGAAGCTCATCCAGCGACAGAGAGACCTGCTCCTTCCCCTGGTCACCGAGCATCGCGGGTGCGGCAAGTCGACCGGAGGCGACGGACTGCTCGCGAAGTTCGACCACCCGATCGACGCCCTCGAAGCCGCGATCGCGATGCAGCGAAAGCTCTCGGAGTTCAACACCGCGAAGGACATCGGCCATTCGATGACGATCCGCATCGGCATCGCGTCCGGCGAGGTCGTGCTCGACAAGCACGGCAGACCGTTCATCGGCAACGGCCTCAACATCGCGGCCCGAGTGATGAGCCTTGCCGACGGAGGCCAGATCTTCGCGACCCGGCCGGTCGTCGAACGCGCCGGACTCGACCGCTTCAAGGCCGAGGAACGCGGCACCTTCGACCTGAAGAACATCGCGACGCCGACCGACGTCTTCGAGATCGACAGCGGCGTCTAG